From a single Methylacidiphilum kamchatkense Kam1 genomic region:
- a CDS encoding tetratricopeptide repeat protein, which produces MNPSPNRKPPSGTLFFIGTVSLFLLLSLGLLGYKLAMEHSKAQWEKVILSYQSAKTNEEKLKIAKAHLSNKQAAVWILQIAGSLYEKGAISEALSTFQFFLEHFPGHPLEAGAMLGAGECLESQGKTQEALLLYQRILEKKDTEAYRSLATLRLAQIRIQKKEYGPAKELLEKFLSHNARSPFANQAQMLLEMIPSS; this is translated from the coding sequence ATGAACCCTTCCCCAAACCGAAAACCTCCCTCCGGCACCTTGTTCTTTATTGGAACGGTTTCCTTATTCCTTCTTCTTTCCTTAGGCCTTCTTGGCTACAAGCTTGCTATGGAACATTCCAAAGCCCAATGGGAGAAGGTCATTCTTAGCTATCAATCAGCCAAAACCAACGAAGAAAAACTCAAGATTGCCAAAGCCCATCTTTCTAATAAGCAAGCAGCGGTATGGATTTTACAAATTGCAGGTAGCCTCTATGAAAAAGGAGCGATTTCTGAGGCCTTATCTACCTTTCAATTCTTTTTGGAGCATTTTCCAGGGCATCCTCTGGAAGCCGGTGCTATGCTCGGAGCAGGAGAGTGCTTGGAAAGCCAAGGGAAAACCCAGGAAGCACTGCTTCTTTACCAAAGGATTTTAGAAAAAAAAGACACCGAGGCCTATAGATCCCTTGCCACCTTGAGGTTAGCGCAGATACGGATCCAGAAAAAAGAGTATGGTCCGGCAAAAGAACTACTCGAGAAATTCCTTTCTCATAATGCTAGAAGCCCCTTTGCAAATCAGGCACAAATGCTGCTTGAAATGATTCCGTCTTCCTAA
- a CDS encoding site-specific DNA-methyltransferase: protein MRDFRHTQARRTNNPPAGIAPTYEKPEHKTRRYTYDPHLDPQLQWAGKAEHTSFEVDVVPLHVHERISTKAILRAVRRPDPLQLEIFGETLLPADREIEFYRHEVGWANRFILGDSLLVMNSLLVKEGIAGKVQMIYVDPPYGIKYASNFQPRIDLRNVKDKDEDLTHEPEQIKAYRDTWKLGIHSYLTYLRDRLLLCRELLHESGSIFVQINDENLHLVRCLLDEVFDRENFVAVIAFVKTSGKGSATLDTVNDFLLWYAKNRSQLKYRQLYLEKELGEEGTKGYQHVELPDGARRRLIASDLAEPKDTPQGLRVFKAGDMTSQGAVATTFEYLFEGVSFHCGKNNNWKTGWEGMERLRQSERLFVVGKTLSYVRFLDEIPIRQLTNIWVDTGIAVYGDPKVYAVQTNTKVVERCILMTTDPGDLVFDPTCGSGTTAYCAEKWGRRWITCDTSRVALVIARQRLMTAKFDYYKLRDAERGPAGGFIYETVPHVTLESIAKNTEIDAIAAKYQPEIDRALAELNRLLARDWKEWKVPRELPHPVWPEAAREAYQQLLKVKHSDRLDAETQAEPLLKKVYRLTGHRWKSLGEVPEPMPPEDWSEEAKKALRRFWELKRAKRKEIDESIQRNAQQEPLYDRPKVVHSVVRVSGPFTVEAIPVPAVEYPAQAPIPQFETEEAQAHVSDRGGDYLTNMVNLLKQHGGVLFPGGKRLVLENIRPMNLGCLHAEAEAKQNGSTLRVVISFGPKDGPIIASQVQEAIPTARMNGYQILIFAGFAFDPEVQSLIQKAPVAGLRVHFANVSPDVLVGDLLKTTRASQIFTVFGQPDVRLQEQKNDTCVVELRGMDIYDPLTGEVHSTRGEDVAAWFLDTDYDGKTFHICQAFFPGDPDAWEKLQRALKAQIDPEAFERMQGTISFPFRPGEHRRIAVKVIDFRGNEVVRVMLLV, encoded by the coding sequence GTGCGCGATTTCCGGCACACCCAAGCCCGACGCACGAATAACCCACCGGCAGGAATTGCACCGACCTATGAAAAGCCGGAACACAAGACCCGCCGGTACACTTACGATCCACATCTAGACCCCCAGCTTCAATGGGCGGGTAAGGCCGAGCATACGTCCTTTGAGGTTGACGTAGTCCCTCTGCATGTCCATGAACGGATTTCCACCAAAGCCATCCTTCGAGCGGTTCGTAGGCCGGATCCGCTGCAACTGGAAATCTTTGGGGAAACACTACTGCCAGCCGATCGGGAGATTGAGTTTTACCGGCATGAGGTCGGCTGGGCCAACCGCTTCATCCTTGGCGACTCGCTTCTGGTAATGAACTCCCTCCTGGTCAAGGAGGGGATAGCCGGCAAGGTCCAGATGATCTACGTGGACCCGCCCTATGGCATCAAGTACGCCTCCAATTTCCAGCCGCGCATCGACCTGCGGAATGTGAAGGACAAGGATGAGGACCTGACCCACGAGCCCGAACAGATCAAGGCTTATCGGGATACTTGGAAGCTGGGCATCCACTCCTACCTTACCTACTTGCGGGACCGCCTGCTCCTCTGCCGGGAGCTCCTCCACGAGTCCGGCTCCATCTTCGTGCAGATCAACGACGAGAACCTGCATCTGGTGCGTTGCCTGCTGGACGAGGTGTTCGACAGGGAGAATTTCGTGGCGGTGATCGCCTTTGTGAAAACCAGCGGGAAGGGCAGTGCGACCCTGGACACGGTAAACGATTTTCTGCTCTGGTACGCGAAGAATCGGTCCCAACTTAAGTACCGCCAGCTCTATCTAGAGAAGGAACTCGGTGAAGAAGGGACCAAGGGGTACCAGCACGTAGAGCTTCCAGACGGTGCGCGCCGCCGGCTCATCGCAAGCGATCTTGCTGAACCTAAAGACACGCCGCAGGGCCTCCGGGTTTTTAAGGCAGGCGATATGACATCGCAAGGGGCTGTGGCTACCACGTTCGAGTATCTTTTTGAGGGAGTGAGCTTCCACTGTGGCAAAAACAACAACTGGAAAACCGGCTGGGAAGGGATGGAGCGGCTGCGGCAGTCGGAGCGATTGTTTGTTGTAGGGAAGACGCTCAGTTACGTTCGTTTCCTAGATGAGATTCCCATACGTCAGCTGACCAATATTTGGGTGGACACGGGCATTGCCGTTTACGGTGACCCAAAGGTGTATGCCGTCCAAACCAACACCAAGGTCGTTGAGCGTTGCATCCTTATGACCACCGACCCAGGTGACCTCGTCTTTGACCCCACGTGCGGTTCTGGCACCACGGCCTACTGCGCGGAGAAATGGGGCCGGCGTTGGATTACTTGCGATACCTCTCGGGTAGCGCTGGTCATTGCTAGGCAACGGCTGATGACGGCGAAGTTTGACTACTACAAACTTCGGGACGCCGAGCGCGGTCCGGCTGGCGGTTTTATCTACGAGACCGTGCCACACGTTACCCTGGAATCCATTGCAAAGAATACCGAGATCGATGCCATCGCTGCCAAGTACCAACCGGAGATCGATCGAGCGTTGGCAGAACTCAACAGGCTGCTTGCCAGAGACTGGAAAGAATGGAAAGTACCGCGGGAGCTTCCCCACCCGGTTTGGCCCGAGGCCGCGCGAGAGGCCTACCAGCAGCTCTTAAAGGTCAAGCACTCCGATAGATTAGATGCCGAAACTCAAGCAGAGCCACTCCTAAAGAAGGTCTACCGCCTTACCGGTCACCGATGGAAGAGCCTGGGCGAGGTACCCGAGCCGATGCCGCCGGAGGACTGGTCCGAGGAGGCAAAGAAAGCGCTGCGCCGCTTCTGGGAACTCAAACGGGCCAAGCGCAAGGAGATTGATGAAAGCATCCAGCGCAACGCCCAGCAGGAGCCTCTCTACGACCGACCAAAAGTAGTGCACAGCGTGGTTCGAGTCTCCGGTCCCTTCACGGTGGAGGCCATCCCCGTCCCAGCGGTGGAGTACCCCGCGCAGGCGCCCATCCCGCAGTTCGAGACGGAAGAAGCCCAGGCCCATGTCTCCGACCGGGGAGGCGACTACCTCACCAACATGGTCAATTTGCTCAAGCAGCATGGCGGCGTCCTTTTCCCCGGAGGGAAGCGTCTGGTGCTGGAGAACATTCGTCCGATGAACCTTGGCTGCCTGCATGCCGAGGCAGAAGCAAAACAGAACGGCAGTACCCTGCGGGTTGTGATTAGCTTTGGACCCAAGGATGGGCCGATCATCGCCAGCCAGGTTCAGGAGGCTATCCCGACGGCCAGGATGAACGGCTATCAGATCCTTATCTTTGCCGGCTTCGCCTTTGACCCAGAGGTCCAATCGCTCATCCAGAAAGCACCGGTGGCGGGGCTGCGGGTGCACTTTGCCAACGTCTCCCCGGACGTGCTGGTTGGCGATCTCCTCAAGACCACCCGGGCCAGCCAGATCTTCACCGTGTTCGGCCAGCCCGATGTGCGGCTGCAGGAGCAGAAGAACGACACCTGCGTGGTGGAGCTGCGCGGCATGGACATCTACGATCCGCTCACGGGCGAGGTGCACAGCACCCGTGGCGAGGATGTAGCCGCCTGGTTCCTGGACACAGATTACGACGGTAAGACATTCCACATTTGTCAAGCCTTTTTCCCCGGCGATCCCGATGCTTGGGAGAAGCTCCAGCGGGCGCTTAAGGCCCAGATTGACCCCGAGGCTTTTGAACGGATGCAGGGCACCATCTCCTTCCCCTTCCGGCCCGGCGAGCATAGGCGCATTGCGGTGAAGGTGATTGACTTTCGGGGGAATGAGGTGGTGCGGGTGATGTTGTTAGTATAG
- a CDS encoding Ntn hydrolase family protein, producing MTLILVLPAQDGIVMASDGQITLGMVRWPGQKIQRLNNRCIWAASGELALIQLVEERLRTLPLDAPIPQLRNSICQITRQCVTELLQLDFRTGFLPKDPNLLLQLLQLHPGDFVFAEVTPSPGVLHVLLNGTAEWITDRPFASGSGDMFAYALLQKYQGLALDVRRASLLAYKVLEEAIAVGAYGLGPPIDLWQVTSGGIKQLGESERAALEDAARVLREEEINLLRSGSLEDN from the coding sequence ATGACACTGATACTGGTCTTGCCGGCCCAAGACGGAATTGTCATGGCATCCGACGGGCAGATAACCTTGGGGATGGTCCGCTGGCCTGGCCAGAAGATACAGCGGTTGAATAACCGTTGCATATGGGCAGCATCTGGCGAGCTTGCGCTTATCCAGCTTGTAGAAGAGCGCCTCAGAACGTTACCACTAGACGCCCCGATCCCCCAGTTGAGGAATTCGATTTGCCAAATTACAAGGCAGTGCGTGACAGAACTATTGCAGCTCGATTTCCGTACGGGGTTTCTCCCTAAAGACCCCAATCTTTTGCTCCAGTTGCTCCAGTTGCATCCCGGTGACTTCGTTTTTGCGGAGGTTACGCCGTCACCTGGCGTACTGCATGTGTTACTGAATGGGACGGCTGAGTGGATTACCGACAGGCCATTTGCTTCAGGTAGCGGCGACATGTTTGCATACGCCTTACTGCAAAAGTACCAGGGGCTTGCCTTGGACGTGCGGAGGGCGTCTCTCCTCGCGTACAAGGTGCTGGAAGAAGCGATTGCGGTTGGCGCATACGGCCTTGGCCCGCCGATTGATCTGTGGCAGGTCACTAGTGGCGGCATAAAGCAACTGGGCGAGAGTGAAAGGGCGGCACTGGAGGACGCCGCCCGAGTGTTGCGAGAAGAAGAGATTAATCTACTGAGATCGGGAAGCTTGGAGGACAATTAA